Within the Deltaproteobacteria bacterium genome, the region GGCGACACCGGCCGCGCCACCGTCCCGCACCTGCATTTCGAGATCCGGCACAAACTCGCGACGATCGATCCTCTGACGTTGCTGCCGAACTGAAATCCCGGGAGAACCGACCATGCAAGACTTGGCCGATCGCATTCGTGATATCCCCAATTTTCCGAAACCCGGAATCCTTTTCAAGGACATCACGACCTTGCTGTCCGACGCCGACGCGTTTCGCCGCACCGTTCGCGCGCTGGCCGATCGCTATCGCGACCGAAACATCGAACGCGTTGTCGCCATCGAAGCCCGAGGTTTCATCTTCGGCGCGGCGCTGGCGTACGAACTCGGGGTGGGATTCGTCCCGGTTCGCAAACCGAAGAAGCTGCCGTACAAAACGCGCTCGGCGAGCTACGAGCTGGAATACGGCACCGATACGCTGGAGATCCACGAGGACGCCGTGAGCCCAGGTCAGCGCGTCGTGATCGTCGACGATCTGCTTGCGACCGGCGGAACCGTACGCGCGGTGGCGGGACTCGTTCGCGACATGGGCGGCGCAATCGAGGAGTGCGCGTTCGTGATCGAGCTCGATTTTCTGAACGGTCGTGCGAAACTCGACGGCGTTCCGATCCACAGCCTGATTCATTTCTGACGCACGGGATTTCGCGAAGGGCCGGGCATCAATTCCTGGGGTCCCGATCGACCTTCAATAGTCATAATCTATATTATGTCAAATTACGGATTGATCCGGGTTTTACGAAACGCCTGAATGTGGGAGCCCACCGGCACGGAACCCACCGCGATGTGCTGCTCGCCGTCGTCAACCGCGAGACCCGTGGACCCGCCCCCGTCGAGTTGAAACGCGAACTGGGCTGCGATGGGTTCCCGCAGGCAGATCGCGGCTGATTCGTCATACGTCCAGAACTGCCGCCCCGAAACGACGAAAAAGAGGCGTCCGTCGTGCGTTCGGCCGATCACGGTTCGGCGATGCCGCGTCACGGACTTGGATGAGACGATCGCTCCACCGCGAATGACGACCGGACCGCAGCGCGCGGCCTGTTCGAACGATTCCGACGCGTTCCACGGACGCTTCGCCAGATCGCGCACCTCGGCGCGTCCGCCTAGCACGGCGAACAAGCCCTTGAAGGACGCCTGTCGGTTGTACGCGCCGATCGGTATTCCGTCGCTCACCAGCAGATCGGTCGGTCTGTATTCCGCGGTCCAGTAACCGCCGTTGACGGTCATGACCGCCTTCGCGGCGCGATGCTGTTCCTGAACGGATTTCGGCGGATTCGTATAAACGACGCGAAAGTCGAAAGCCTTGGGATCGAGAATGACGTAACGAGCGGCGTCCGCGCCGTCGCCGATCACGCCGGTTTGCAGGGATTCGTCCGCCAGGACGCTCGTCGCCACGACGAGCATCACGCAGGTCAGCACGGCGTCAATTCGTCGTCTGACCATCAGTCGGCGCGCCTTGCGGCGCGTCGAGCGCGGTCGTCGAAATCGACGGCGCGACGGTCGTCAGCACCCTTCCCATCCGCACACGGAGTTCCGCGAGGTCCATCTCGCGCGGATCTTTCTGCAATTCGCCGTAGATGAACACGGCGTCCTCGCGATGCGTCGGTGAGTAGTCCTCGTAGAGGATGTGCATGAATTGCAGCGCACGCACCGCGTGGATCAATGCGTTCGGGAGATTTGCCTCGCGCGCGCGCTCGATGCCGCGTACCTCGGCGATCCAAGCGGCGGCGACGGCGATCTTGATCGCCTTGGCGATCGCGTCCGAGTTCGCGCCGTTCGACTTCGCCTCGGCGAAATCGCGCAGCGTCGTGTAGACATCCGGCTCGGCGATACCCGAGGGCGCAGCGCCGTCCAGCGCAGGTATCATTCCCGCGACGGCCCATCGCATGCGCATCCGTGTTTCGTCGCCGGTTTCGAGCCGCGCCTGAATCTGAAAGTATTCCCGCAGGACGCGCGTCACCGTGAGCGCCGCGATCTGCGCGTTGATGCGCGGATAGGCCCCCGTGTCGGCGGCTTTGAGCGACGTCGTGATTTTGTCGTCCATCTCGATGTCGAGCTTGGCATCGACCCACTTCGCCAACGCGCGCGGTCCTTCGTCGTACGTCGCCGTAAACGTCGCGAAATCGACCGGGTCCGCCTGCGCCAGACGAATAAGCGTCCCCGCGTCACCGGCGATCCTTCGCAACTTGTCTTCCGAAAAATATGTCTCGCGATTGGCGAGGGCCAACAGCGTCACCACCGCGGCGGCGACCAGAATGATGATGGCGGCTTTTTTCATGAAGCGTCCGGTCCGGTCTGTCAGATGCAGTAGTCGATCATGTACCCGCCGTCTTTCGCGTCTTCCTGCAGACGGATCTGCGGCATCTCGATGACGACCTTCGCCCCCGGCGGAACCGAACGCGTGAGCCACACGTTGCCGCCGACGACGGCCCCCTGCCCGATCACCGTGTCGCCGCCGAGGATCGTGGCGTGCGCGTAAATCGTGACGTTATCCTCGATGGTGGGATGGCGTTTCACGCCGCGCAGGAGATTCCCGTTTTCGTCCTTCGGAAAACGCAGCGCGCCGAGCGTCACACCCTGATAGATCTGCACGTTGCGGCCGATGTGCGTCGTTTCGCCGATGACCACGCCGGTTCCGTGATCGATGAAGAAACCCTCGCCGATCGTCGCGCCGGGGTGGATGTCGATGCCCGTTTCCTTGTGCGCCCACTCGGTCATGATGCGCGGGATGAGCGGTGTTTCGAGCACGTGCAGCGCGTGCGCGATGCGATAAACCGTGACCGCCTTGAGACCCGGGTAGCTGAAGATGATCTCGTCGAAACCCTTCGCGGCGGGGTCCCCCTCGAAGGCGGCCTGCACGTCCATCGCCAGCAGCCTGCGGATCTGGGGGAGTTTTTCCAGAAACCGGATCGTCATGACGCGGCCCTGCTCGTCGAAATCCGCATCGCCGTTCATGTCGCCGTTCGTCATGGCCGTGTTTCGCTGGGCGCGGGCGATCTGCGTGGAGAGCTCGTCGAAAACCTTGATGGTCAGTTCGCCGAGAAAATAGACGAGGTTGTGGCGCTCGATCTCGTAGCGTCCGAAATAGCCCGGAAAAATCAGCGACTGCAGAACCTCGAGGATGCGCACGATCGACGGGACGTCGGGCATGGCCGACTTGTCGAGATGCGCCATGGGCTTTTCGCGCGAGAAGCTCGCGAGGAGTACGTCGACGAGGCGCGGAATCTCCCGGCGGTGCTGGAGTTCTTCCCAGAACGTGCCCTTGCAGATCTCGTCGCCCGCAGGTTTTTGATTCAGGTCCGTCATGGTTTCGTCCGCTATCGTTCCCGCGCGGTCATCGCGGCGCATTCGCAATCGATCCGCGAATCATACAATATCCCTCGGTCGTTTCCACGCCAGCGGCGTATCTAACAGTCAGATGCGGCGAAGTCCAGAAGATGCGCGTTTTTCGCGAGGGCTTCCACGGTGCCGATCGGACCGAGTCGCGCGGTATCGACGAGCAGCGTGAGACGGTCGAAGAGCCGGGTCGCATGCGCGCCGACGGCCTCGTCCACCAGCCTCGCCGCCCGCATCGGCTCCGCGCCGAGGCGCGGGTTGAGCCGCAATATCACGTGCTCCTCGCGGTCGATGACGAGCACGATCCAGTCGTCCCCGCTCCGCTCCCACACGATCTCGGCCAGCACCGGAAGCTGCGATATCATCGACCGGGGAATGGGCAGAACGCTCGCCCGCCCTTCCCTCGCCGACGCGAAGCTCCAGCGATTCGCCGTTTCGAACGACACGGAAAGCGACTCCCAGACGGCTTCCCCTTGCGTTCTCCAGGTGTCGGTGGGTGGCCCGTCATCCGTGAGAAAGTTCGCGAGCGCCCGCTCAACCTGAGGCGGCTCGGAACGCACCGCGAGCGAAACGAAAAACCAAGGACTCAGCCGTTCGCCGGGCATTCGCCCCAGCGCCATCGTCGCGGCGATCTCGCGCGACTCGGCATCGCCGATGCCGTGTTTGTGCATCAACCATGCGCATGTGGTCGGGAAGTCCGAGTTGCGAAGGAGCTTCACGTTTGCCGACGCCATGTCGCGTTCGCCCGCCGCGTCCCAGAAATGATGAGTCCACCATTCGATTTGCGGCGCGGGAGCGCGAAGAATCGCATCGGCGATGTCACCGGAACGGTTGAAGCCCACGATGAGCAGGTTAGCTCCGGCGCGGACCCGATGCCACGCGGGGAACTCGAAAAACGAGGCCAGCGAAAACGGCGGCACGCACCAGATCTTCGCCGGTTTCGGATTCCGGCGACCCAGCACCATGGCGCATGCGATGCCGTCGTCCGTCGCGGGCACGACGACATAGGTTTCGGTGGGCCGGATGGCGGGGAGATTCACGGGTTCGCGTTCCGTTCGCGCAGCGCGTCGAGCAGCCGTTCGTGCATGCCGCCGAATCCTCCGTTGCTCATCAATACAGCCACGTCGCCGGGCCGCAGTCGCTTCATCGCCACGTCCAACGTCTCATCGTAGGTCGCCGTATCGCACGCGTCGATCCCGCGCTTGCGAAGGTCGCGCGCGAGTCTACGCGCATCGAAGCGCTCCGATTCCGTGAGCGCCTCCGCTCCGAATACGGGCGCGATGACAACCGCGCTCGCGGCATCGAAAGCTGATGCGTAGAGTTCCTGAAAATAGGCGCGGCGGCTGGTGTTCGTGCGCGGCTCGAACAGCACGATGAGCCGTCGTCCGTCCCAGCGGGAACGCAGCGCCTCGAGCGTCACCCGAACAGCCGTGGGATGATGGGCGAAGTCATCGATGACGACGACGCCCGCCTCCTCGCCCCGGATCTCCTGACGCCGTTTGACGCCCTCGAAACTCGCGAGCCCCGCACGAATGGCGTCCGGGCCGAGGTCCAGCACGCGCGACATAGCGAACGCCGCGAGCGCGTTGAGGGCGTTGTGCCGACCGGGCATGGAGACTTCGAGGTTGCCCACACGTCCATCGGGCGTGTCGATGTCGAACACGACGCGGCCCGAATCCTCGCGGATG harbors:
- a CDS encoding adenine phosphoribosyltransferase, with protein sequence MQDLADRIRDIPNFPKPGILFKDITTLLSDADAFRRTVRALADRYRDRNIERVVAIEARGFIFGAALAYELGVGFVPVRKPKKLPYKTRSASYELEYGTDTLEIHEDAVSPGQRVVIVDDLLATGGTVRAVAGLVRDMGGAIEECAFVIELDFLNGRAKLDGVPIHSLIHF
- a CDS encoding phosphodiester glycosidase family protein — translated: MVRRRIDAVLTCVMLVVATSVLADESLQTGVIGDGADAARYVILDPKAFDFRVVYTNPPKSVQEQHRAAKAVMTVNGGYWTAEYRPTDLLVSDGIPIGAYNRQASFKGLFAVLGGRAEVRDLAKRPWNASESFEQAARCGPVVIRGGAIVSSKSVTRHRRTVIGRTHDGRLFFVVSGRQFWTYDESAAICLREPIAAQFAFQLDGGGSTGLAVDDGEQHIAVGSVPVGSHIQAFRKTRINP
- a CDS encoding serine acetyltransferase, which codes for MTDLNQKPAGDEICKGTFWEELQHRREIPRLVDVLLASFSREKPMAHLDKSAMPDVPSIVRILEVLQSLIFPGYFGRYEIERHNLVYFLGELTIKVFDELSTQIARAQRNTAMTNGDMNGDADFDEQGRVMTIRFLEKLPQIRRLLAMDVQAAFEGDPAAKGFDEIIFSYPGLKAVTVYRIAHALHVLETPLIPRIMTEWAHKETGIDIHPGATIGEGFFIDHGTGVVIGETTHIGRNVQIYQGVTLGALRFPKDENGNLLRGVKRHPTIEDNVTIYAHATILGGDTVIGQGAVVGGNVWLTRSVPPGAKVVIEMPQIRLQEDAKDGGYMIDYCI